One genomic region from Flagellimonas oceani encodes:
- the glpK gene encoding glycerol kinase GlpK, producing MNQYILALDQGTTSSRAVVFDKKGTIISVAQKEFTQIFPKPGWVEHDPDEIWSTQAGMAAEAVSKKGLKASQMAAIGITNQRETVVVWDRNTSEPVYNAIVWQDKRTADYCDALKKEGKSDLIREKTGLVIDSYFSGTKVKWILDNVDGAREKAEAGDLIMGTIDSWLIWKMTDGGLHITDVTNACRSMLFNINTMDWDDELLELLTIPKSMLPEVKQSSEVYGETTPNLFATPIPIAGIAGDQQAALFGQMCTKKGMVKNTYGTGCFMLMNIGEKPIVSDNNLLTTVAWKINGKTQYALEGSIFIAGAVVQWLRDSLNIIKTSSEVEKLAGSVDNTEGVVFVPAFAGLGAPHWNQKAQGTIFGLTRGSNDAHIARAALESIAYQTMDILKAMEADSGISIKELRVDGGATVNDMLMQFQADVLNTVTVRPKIVETTVMGAAYLAGLAVGYWESQEEIQDIWQTDVHFEPTEKREAIDEGIKRWYKAIKALEFWTENP from the coding sequence ATGAATCAATATATCCTTGCCCTGGACCAAGGTACTACCAGTTCCCGTGCCGTGGTCTTCGATAAAAAGGGAACCATTATTTCCGTAGCACAGAAAGAGTTCACACAGATATTTCCGAAACCGGGCTGGGTGGAACATGATCCCGATGAAATCTGGTCCACCCAAGCGGGCATGGCCGCAGAAGCCGTGAGCAAAAAAGGATTGAAAGCATCGCAAATGGCCGCCATTGGCATTACCAATCAGCGGGAAACGGTTGTGGTGTGGGACAGGAACACCAGCGAACCTGTTTACAACGCCATAGTTTGGCAAGACAAACGGACGGCAGATTATTGTGACGCACTCAAAAAAGAAGGTAAATCCGATTTGATTCGAGAAAAAACCGGTCTGGTCATCGATTCCTATTTTTCGGGCACCAAGGTAAAATGGATCCTGGACAATGTGGATGGGGCACGAGAAAAAGCCGAAGCAGGTGATTTAATCATGGGAACGATAGATTCTTGGCTCATCTGGAAAATGACCGATGGCGGGCTTCATATCACAGATGTCACCAATGCTTGTCGGTCCATGCTGTTCAACATCAACACCATGGATTGGGATGATGAGCTTTTGGAATTGCTTACGATTCCCAAAAGCATGCTCCCCGAAGTGAAGCAATCCAGTGAGGTCTATGGAGAAACAACCCCGAATTTATTTGCCACGCCGATTCCGATCGCGGGCATTGCAGGAGACCAACAAGCCGCTTTGTTCGGACAAATGTGCACCAAAAAGGGGATGGTAAAAAACACTTATGGCACTGGTTGTTTTATGTTGATGAACATTGGGGAAAAACCGATTGTCTCCGATAACAACCTACTGACCACGGTCGCATGGAAAATCAACGGAAAAACACAATATGCCCTTGAGGGAAGCATTTTTATTGCCGGCGCAGTAGTGCAATGGCTACGTGATAGCCTAAATATCATTAAAACCTCTTCGGAAGTGGAAAAACTTGCCGGTTCGGTAGACAATACCGAAGGTGTTGTTTTTGTTCCCGCCTTTGCTGGATTGGGAGCCCCGCACTGGAACCAAAAGGCACAGGGAACTATTTTTGGGCTTACCCGAGGAAGTAACGACGCACATATCGCAAGAGCCGCCCTCGAATCGATTGCCTACCAGACCATGGATATTCTCAAAGCAATGGAGGCAGATTCCGGAATTTCCATAAAAGAACTTCGGGTGGATGGCGGTGCCACTGTAAACGATATGTTGATGCAATTCCAAGCGGATGTATTGAACACGGTTACCGTACGCCCCAAAATTGTGGAGACTACAGTAATGGGCGCCGCCTATTTGGCAGGGTTGGCCGTTGGCTATTGGGAAAGTCAAGAAGAAATACAGGATATTTGGCAAACCGATGTCCATTTTGAACCTACGGAAAAGCGTGAAGCCATTGACGAGGGCATCAAACGTTGGTACAAGGCCATAAAAGCATTGGAGTTCTGGACGGAGAACCCCTAA
- a CDS encoding MIP/aquaporin family protein — protein sequence MTPFVSEIVGTFLLMVLGCGVNANVSLQKTYGNGSGWIVITTGWAFAVYTGVVVAGPYSGAHINPAVSIGLAVAGEFPWSEVPSYILAQFIGAMFAAFCIWLVNKDHFDATEDGGTKRGVFCTAPAIPNTFINLFSEILGTFVLVFAVLYFTDAVLSTDDAIIGLGSLGALPVSLIVWGIGLSLGGTTGYAINPARDLGPRIVHALLPLKNKGSNGWGYAWIPVVGPILGASIAAWIALALQ from the coding sequence ATGACTCCTTTTGTATCTGAAATTGTAGGTACTTTTTTGCTGATGGTGCTCGGATGTGGCGTTAATGCCAACGTATCCCTTCAAAAAACCTACGGTAATGGCTCCGGTTGGATCGTAATCACCACGGGGTGGGCTTTTGCCGTTTACACCGGTGTGGTGGTCGCTGGCCCATACAGCGGCGCCCACATCAACCCAGCCGTTAGTATTGGATTGGCCGTAGCGGGCGAATTTCCATGGAGCGAGGTCCCAAGTTATATTTTGGCCCAATTTATTGGTGCAATGTTCGCTGCATTTTGCATTTGGCTTGTAAACAAAGATCATTTTGATGCCACCGAGGACGGTGGTACCAAGCGAGGTGTTTTTTGTACGGCGCCGGCCATCCCGAATACATTTATAAATCTATTTTCCGAGATTTTGGGCACGTTTGTACTGGTATTTGCAGTACTTTATTTTACGGATGCCGTGTTATCCACCGACGATGCAATTATTGGATTGGGATCGTTGGGTGCTTTGCCAGTTTCGTTGATTGTTTGGGGCATCGGTTTGTCCTTGGGCGGAACCACTGGCTATGCCATTAACCCCGCAAGGGATTTGGGCCCACGAATTGTTCATGCCTTATTACCCCTAAAAAACAAAGGCTCCAATGGTTGGGGCTATGCCTGGATTCCGGTTGTCGGACCAATTTTGGGAGCTTCCATAGCCGCATGGATTGCTTTGGCGTTGCAATAA